A single genomic interval of Oryza sativa Japonica Group chromosome 7, ASM3414082v1 harbors:
- the LOC4342937 gene encoding F-box/LRR-repeat protein At3g03360-like produces MEEVTAPVAKKRRHDEPDCQERSEGGDADAGGIDLISVLPDEILGSIISLLPTKDAARTTVLSPRWRHLWCSAPLNLDADGGLSGQERKRISIVSRILEAHRGPARRLSLRSVGLRGIYARFDRWFCSAALNNLEHLDFAYASDGRYYGIGVNPDPRPPRPLPPSALRFAPTLRTAYIGGCDFPAVAPAAAPCFPRLTRLTLYGVAISEDALHRVLAGCAVLETLGLEASSGFGAVRINSPTLRSVGFAVSAETELVIEDAPCLERLMLLDPHSGPKNVRVVRAPQLKVLGYLSDKITKLDLGTVIIQETMVVSSTASLRTVKVLVLESAGPNLDTIWLP; encoded by the exons ATGGAAGAGGTGACCGCTCCAGTCGCCAAGAAACGGAGACACGACGAACCGGATTGCCAAGAACGATCGGAGGGAGGCGATGCTGATGCGGGGGGCATCGACCTGATCAGCGTCCTCCCCGACGAGATCCTCGGCAGcatcatctccctcctccccaccaAGGACGCCGCGCGGACCACCGTGCTCTCCCCGCGGTGGCGCCACCTCTGGTGCTCGGCGCCACTCAAcctcgacgccgacggcggcctCTCCGGGCAGGAGCGCAAGCGCATCTCCATCGTCTCCAGGATCCTCGAGGCGCACCGCGGCCCggcccgccgcctctccctccgcaGCGTCGGCCTCCGCGGCATCTACGCCAGGTTCGACCGCTGGTTCTGCTCCGCCGCGCTCAACAACCTCGAGCACCTCGACTTCGCCTACGCCAGCGACGGCCGCTACTACGGCATCGGCGTCAACCCGGACCCCAGGCCGccgcgcccgctgccgccgtccgcGCTCCGCTTCGCGCCGACGCTCCGCACGGCCTACATCGGCGGCTGTGACttccccgccgtcgcccccgccgccgcgccatgttTCCCGCGGCTGACGCGGCTCACCCTCTACGGCGTCGCCATCTCGGAGGACGCCCTCCACCGCGTGCTCGCCGGCTGCGCCGTGCTCGAGACCCTGGGTCTCGAGGCCAGCAGCGGCTTCGGCGCCGTCCGGATCAACTCGCCGACGCTCCGGAGCGTCGGCTTCGCCGTCTCCGCCGAGACGGAGCTCGTGATCGAGGATGCACCATGCCTCGAGAGATTGATGTTGCTCGATCCGCACAGTGGCCCAAAGAATGTCAGGGTGGTCAGGGCGCCTCAACTGAAGGTATTGGGCTACCTGTCCGACAAAATCACCAAACTTGATCTTGGAACTGTAATTATTCAG GAAACGATGGTCGTCAGTTCGACAGCCTCGCTGCGCACAGTGAAGGTTTTGGTTCTTGAGTCTGCTGGACCAAATCTGGACACAATTTGGCTTCCTTAA